A single Leptolyngbya subtilissima AS-A7 DNA region contains:
- a CDS encoding pentapeptide repeat-containing protein: MNLKTLENLWTAFVEGERDFTGINLAGADLNHWSLARVDFWGADFSGANLTQANFRRANLKQTQFCNAKLVGADLRWADLREAVLTGADLDDARLEGALYNAQTQFPEGFNPGQARMWSLAPGAALATKDLRERDLGGTDLTAADLSGALLVNSQLFGAVLRRSNLLSALIGDSDLRYADLRQATLMLADLRGADLRHSDLGRANLIGANLQGCQLAHANLDGALYSDSTHFPRGFQVPETLHHLAPGASLWGADLSGARLTGIDLSGANLAGANLMHADLWGACLANADLSGANLLGANLLGTDLTGANLNQTNLMQAIIDMPGDVAGTVVLDSQPA, translated from the coding sequence ATGAATCTCAAAACGCTAGAAAATCTTTGGACGGCCTTTGTGGAAGGGGAGCGAGACTTTACCGGCATCAATCTGGCCGGAGCCGACCTCAACCACTGGAGTTTAGCTAGGGTTGATTTTTGGGGAGCCGACTTTAGCGGGGCAAACCTCACTCAGGCAAATTTTCGTCGGGCTAACCTCAAACAGACCCAGTTCTGCAACGCCAAACTGGTGGGGGCTGACCTGCGCTGGGCCGATCTACGCGAGGCCGTACTGACCGGGGCCGACCTCGATGATGCGCGTTTGGAGGGAGCCCTCTACAATGCCCAAACCCAGTTTCCCGAAGGATTTAACCCTGGGCAGGCTCGAATGTGGAGCCTGGCACCAGGGGCGGCCCTCGCGACTAAAGATTTGCGAGAGCGCGATCTGGGCGGCACCGACTTAACCGCTGCCGATCTCAGCGGGGCACTGCTGGTGAACAGTCAACTGTTTGGGGCGGTGCTAAGACGCAGCAACCTGCTCAGTGCTCTGATTGGCGATAGCGATCTGCGCTACGCTGACCTGCGTCAGGCCACGCTGATGTTAGCCGACCTGCGCGGGGCCGACCTACGCCATAGTGACCTGGGCCGCGCCAATCTAATTGGGGCCAACCTGCAAGGGTGTCAGCTAGCCCACGCCAACTTAGATGGTGCCCTCTACTCCGATAGCACCCATTTTCCGCGAGGGTTTCAGGTGCCTGAAACGCTGCACCACCTGGCCCCGGGCGCATCCCTGTGGGGAGCTGACCTTAGCGGAGCAAGGCTAACTGGGATAGACCTCAGTGGGGCCAACTTAGCTGGGGCTAACCTTATGCACGCCGATCTGTGGGGCGCTTGTCTCGCCAACGCTGACCTCAGTGGAGCGAACCTGCTGGGAGCAAACCTGCTGGGGACGGACCTAACTGGAGCCAATCTCAACCAAACTAACCTGATGCAGGCAATCATCGACATGCCGGGAGACGTAGCGGGGACGGTTGTTTTAGATAGCCAGCCAGCCTAG
- the ruvB gene encoding Holliday junction branch migration DNA helicase RuvB yields the protein MAIVSSHTADDSAKPKRAQSKPSAQPTEAAELQPLLSLVKGGEMQPEDLGDEVTEAAPSTAPEDTLRPQRLQDYIGQSSLKEVLGIAIQAAQSRQEPLDHLLLYGPPGLGKTTMALILAQEMGVTCKITTAPALERPRDIAGLLVNLKPGDVLFIDEIHRLPRVTEEILYPAMEDSRLDITIGKGQSARTRSIPLCPFTLVGATTRVGALSSPLRDRFGLIQRLRFYEIDELQPIVLRTADVLKTPIEPAGAEEIARRARGTPRIANRLLRRVRDYAEVKRAGPITAALAAEALELFNVDPCGLDWTDRRLLSVMIENFGGGPVGLDTMAASTGEDPQTIEEVYEPYLLQIGYLQRTPRGRVVTLAARRHLGYDEALPGDGSQMTLL from the coding sequence ATGGCCATTGTTTCTTCTCACACCGCCGACGATTCGGCCAAGCCCAAGCGGGCTCAGTCTAAACCGTCAGCACAGCCCACCGAAGCGGCTGAATTGCAGCCGCTGCTCTCCCTCGTCAAAGGTGGGGAGATGCAGCCAGAAGATTTAGGGGATGAAGTTACCGAGGCGGCACCATCCACAGCCCCTGAAGACACTCTGCGGCCCCAGCGCCTGCAAGACTACATTGGCCAGTCTTCCCTAAAGGAAGTGCTGGGTATTGCCATTCAGGCGGCTCAGTCGCGGCAAGAGCCGCTCGACCATTTGCTGTTATACGGGCCACCAGGGCTGGGCAAAACCACCATGGCGCTAATTTTGGCCCAGGAAATGGGGGTGACCTGCAAGATTACCACGGCCCCTGCTTTAGAACGCCCCCGCGACATTGCAGGCCTGCTAGTCAATCTCAAGCCCGGTGACGTGCTGTTTATTGACGAAATCCACCGGCTGCCTCGGGTCACAGAAGAAATTTTGTACCCAGCCATGGAAGACTCACGGCTGGATATCACCATTGGCAAGGGGCAGTCGGCCCGCACTCGCAGCATTCCGCTGTGCCCGTTTACGCTGGTAGGGGCAACGACCAGGGTAGGGGCGCTGAGCTCACCGCTGCGCGATCGCTTTGGTCTCATCCAACGACTGCGCTTCTACGAAATCGACGAGCTTCAGCCCATTGTGCTGCGCACTGCCGACGTTCTCAAAACCCCCATTGAACCCGCCGGAGCCGAAGAAATTGCCCGCCGCGCCCGGGGCACCCCTCGCATTGCCAACCGCCTGCTGCGACGAGTGCGCGACTATGCTGAGGTTAAGAGGGCAGGCCCTATCACCGCCGCCCTAGCTGCCGAAGCGCTAGAACTATTCAACGTTGACCCCTGCGGCCTCGACTGGACCGATCGCCGCCTGCTGTCAGTGATGATCGAAAACTTTGGCGGTGGTCCCGTTGGTCTCGACACCATGGCCGCCTCCACGGGCGAAGACCCCCAAACCATTGAGGAAGTCTACGAACCTTACCTGCTGCAAATTGGCTATCTACAGCGCACTCCCCGGGGTCGAGTGGTCACCCTTGCCGCCCGCCGCCATCTGGGCTATGACGAAGCGCTACCGGGCGACGGCAGCCAGATGACACTGTTGTAA